The nucleotide window CAGGTCGGCATAAGGAGTCGGATGAAATGAATATTTGACAAGAATTTTCTGCTCATTCCAAAGCATGTATTGAGAAAATACCAATGCTGAACCTAAAGTATTTGCTGTCAGATCTCCTGCTGAAGCTCCCCATTTGGCTGAAAAACCATCCAGTATCTCTATAGGTGTCTGAAAAATAATACCATACAGACTGCCGAAAATGATTGACTTACGGTCGCTCAGCCCTGTCCACTTCAGCGCATGAATACCCAGCAGGCTTTCATAATAGGCGGTGGTAAAATGCCCGACTTTGTCAAACTGAAGCCATTCCCTGTTATCATTAAAGAAATGAAAGGGAGAACGATCATATCCTGCATACCATAACTGGTTGAGACCCGTCAGGCTGACTGAATATACCGCCACACTTCCGCCACCTACCAGCAACAGCCGTTTCCGGTTAACTGTATTACTATCTTTTATCTGCGAAAACAAGGTTAAATTTTCTAAAAGGAATAGAAATAAGAAAAACAGACTTAACTTATTGATTCTCATTCCTCTGCTTTAATTACTTCAGGTCTGAAATTTCTGAACCTGCCTGAGAACAGTGCATCCATATTTGCTCTCGTATCAGCCGGATTGACAGGTATATCATTTATTTTAATCAGATAAAGCCTGAATCTGTGTTGTAAAAGATAATCCTGCAACGAAATGGCATTAATGGTCAGGTTCAGGGTATCGAGGTTGGCGGGAGTCAAAGAATAAAATGTTTTTCCAAAAACCTGCGGTGTCAGTTTCAGAAGATATTGCCTGATCTGACCTCCTTCCAAACGAAGCATCTCTGTAACTTCGCATTTGGTAATCAGGGGCTTATTGTTCCTGAAAAGAGTATAAATATCTTCTCCGGCATAAAACCTGAAAATATCCTTCGAGCTTTTAACAAAATCTTCCAGTGTCTTAAAAATCAGGTAAGCACCACTGTCGTAATCAAAATTATGAATCTCATAGGTAATTGTTTTGCAGGGAATTATTTCAACTGCATTCAGGTTTTTTGCCTTGCTGCCAAATGCTTTGTTCTTTATCTCATTTCCTTTGAGATACTGTTTTTCAGCCTTTGCTCCCGTCTTGGTGATAACCGGAGCATCATCGAAATAAATCAGGTCGTAAGAAAAAGCCTTGTTCATAAAAATCTGATAAAATGTAGTCTGGCAGAAACCATTAATAGTAATACTGACATAGTTAGCTTTCAGAAAGGGCAAAATATCATTGATGTCAACATAGCCAAGGCTAACTTCTTTCTCCTGTTTGTTAGCAGCACTGAATCCAAAACCCACGATATTGAAAGAAGAATGACCCGAACTGACACTCCAGTATTCATAAATAAAAAAATTTTCTGCTTTTGTAAAAGAAAGCTCCTGATTTTGCTCAAGCCCCTTGAGGTTATCAAAATCAATAAGATATGATTTGAGAGGCGAATCCCATAATTTTATTTTATTTTCCCTGACCAGATAATAAACCAGTTCCAGATAACTGCTGACAATATTATAACCCAATGAATCAGGCTGCAAACTTT belongs to Sphingobacteriales bacterium and includes:
- a CDS encoding DUF2279 domain-containing protein, which produces MFSQIKDSNTVNRKRLLLVGGGSVAVYSVSLTGLNQLWYAGYDRSPFHFFNDNREWLQFDKVGHFTTAYYESLLGIHALKWTGLSDRKSIIFGSLYGIIFQTPIEILDGFSAKWGASAGDLTANTLGSALVFSQYMLWNEQKILVKYSFHPTPYADLRPSELGENLIQQLLKDYNGATIWLSASLNDFYHGKKILPDWLALSIGYGAEEMVSGRPEDAPPSLSYLSRYRQFYLALDVNTWKIKTDKKFLKLLLGCVSVIKFPAPALEFNRHGVRFHPLYF